The genomic region attccTCAAGCATGGAATAGCCCAAAATACCTGAAAATATTCCAGGAATCCCGGCCGCGTTTACTGATGCTGTTAATAATGGCTTGTGCTCGGGTTCCCTGAGCGGTTCTCTCTCAGTGGAGAAGAACATTCCCTCAGCGGGGCCTCACCTAGCACCAGCGAGCAGCTACTCACGCCGGACCCAACATGCCAGTGTAATTCCTCACAGGAGAGCTGCCTCTGCAATGCTAACGAACCGCTTATTAATGTGATATGTCAAAAGACGAGCATTCTCAGGAATCACAGTCATCACAAGCATGCAGAACGCCGATGTTGGAGCAATGTGTAGCAAAGATAAACAAAACCCAAAAAAGCCGCAAGAGCCAGGACTTCGAGTTCAGCAGGCTCGGGGGACAGATGGCTCGAGTGAACCCAAGGACAGGAGGGGGATTGGCACTTACTTTGCTCTGCCAGTTTGGCGAAAGCCTGCTTGCTGTGGTCTTGCTCTTCCATGACTGCCCTCTGTTTATTAGCTGTTTCTAGGCGGTCTAACATTAGATACGGAAATGGTGGAAATTAGAATTCATGGAAATCAGGGTGTTGCTACATGGCTATCATCACAGTTCAATATCCTGTTTTAAGACAAGCTGGATTGACCAGATCATAGTAAACTACAGGACAGTACTCACCCCTAAGGTCTCTGTTGAAGTCATGAAGCCTCTTAATTTCTGATTCAAGCTTGTTCCTCATGGTTTTCTCGAGGGTCTCTCTCTTTGCAGATCCCTTCATAAGGGTCTCGTAAGCCTCTGATATCCTCTGAATCTCCTTCTCCAGCTGAGGAAAGAGAATAAATATTTTGTAAAATataacttttgtgtgtgtgtgtgtgtgtgtgtgtgtgtggacacattTCATCACAGGAATTCCTCAGTAGGCACCTGAATGACCTCAAAGGACGCCTGAAAAGTTCCACCTAAAAGCCAATCGGGCCGGGATCAGTGACAAACACAGAGGAGGATGAATGTACTTCACTGAggttcttactgtgcctgcctACGAGTGAATTACTCTCACAGAGTTCTTCAGGGACTGGGAATTGAATCAACATTCCAGAAAGAACACTTATGAGTCCCAGGTGTTTGTGAATTCTCCACATGGCAGGATGCCAAGGGCAAGCCAAAGGAACAAGACGTGTTGAAAAGACCAGACTGTACACTACATGTAGTGTTCAGTCGTGTTAAGGGTGACAAAGGCTACGACCAGAGGTGCCTAACATGGGCCTTCACTGTCTAAACACAGTGAAAAGACACTGGACTCAGACTGGGCTTGTGCTCTGGGGTGAAAGTGAAAGAGGCCATTGAGTCTGGGGAATCCACAGCTGCGAGGTCTGCCTGTCAGCTGTGGGGCGCCCGGGGCCCCTCGCCACTCCTGAGACCGACCGAGGCATCTGCTCCAGCTGGCAGACAAAGGAGAAGCCTGGTCAGAACCCAGGGAAGCCTCCTCCTTCCTGCCTCAATTTACGGCCTATTGATCGAATGGAGGGAGGCCGGATCCATAGACTCCTCAATGGTCACGGACCATCCTCCTTTCAGTACTCGACTATAGACTTTTTAGAAGCCCCGCATGCAGCAAAAACAAGTTAATTTGGATTGCTGACTTTAGTGAAAGACAATGCAAAAGGAGTTTGGTGAATGCCCAGGCAGAACCTTACATAGCCCACTGTATTCCTGCAGAAGCACAGACCAAGCTAATCATGTGACATTCCAGCTTTTCAAGTACTGACATTATTATGTTACAGGAATACACTGGGCATTTCAGGCAAGGGCAAATTCAATATGGTTTCAAACGCGACAAATTTCTAGGAAATTTTGGGTCAGTTACTGAGAAAGAAGGCTTTTCAAGTGAAATCAAAATCCTTGTGATGCCGGTCACTGCACACATTCCTACACGGCTAGCGAGCTAATCTCTTTGGAATGCAGCGTTTGGAAGTGACTAGCACACTATGGTTTCTTTCATCCACACTCTTTCTAAGCCACTTTTGAGCTCAAAACCAAGGGGAGCCCCTGCAAATAAGCGCCTGTTCTACATCTACATGTGTAGTTGAAGGAATTCCATCCCAAGACATAACCAAGCGATTTCCGTTTACCTTCTGCAGTCTGAGTGCTTTCTCACTGTAGCTCTCCAGTTCCCTCTTCAGGATCTCGTTTTCCTTCATCAGCTGCTCCACCTGAGGATTAGGAGGTGGGATGCTATAGCCGGCAACTATGACCTCCTGTCCAGCAGGGGTCAGTGCAGGCAGGGCGATGTGTCGAGCCACCTGCGGCTGGGCTGGAACGTACCTGGCGTAGACACAAAGGAGGAGCCGATCagggtttttgtttttctttcgcTTTTCTGAAGTTGCATGCAGCTCGTTTTCTGAACTCATTACCTGTGATGCTGAGAGTGGAAAGCTGGCGGTGGCTCTTTGTAACAGTGTCCGTTCTCCTGCGAGTAACTCAACATGTACCCCGGGGCTCTGACGTTGGAGGGGTACTCTGGGGGTGGGCCACACTGCTCGGGTCTAGCGTGCACAGCGATGCCCGCAAGCCCGGCGGACAGCTGGGGGTAGCTGTGTGAGGATGTCATGGGCGCGTTGTCGTGCACGGAGCTCCGCTCCAGCGAGAGCTGCATCAGACGTTCGCTCAGCGATCGGGCATGTTCTCGCTTCAGCTCCCACGTGCCCGGGTCCTGCTCCAGTCCCACGTGTGGGCCGGGCATATCCAGGGTCCCCTGCTGCTGTCCGGCCTGACACCTCTGGGAGGCCAAGTACTGCGAGTGGGCCTTCGCCTCCTCGTAGGTGGGAAGCTCCTCCGTGTGGAGCTGGTACAGGTGGCAGACGGGGCTCTCGGAGTGCGAGCAATCGCCCTGGTGCTCCTGGCCCTGGGGCTCCTGTCGCATGGACGTTTGGAGGAACTGGGACTCCTCCTGGGTGAGGCTCTCCAGGGAGGAGCGCGGACTGCCTGCACCTCCACCACTGCTGCCCCCACGCAGGGCCTGCTGCTGGATGGCCAGGAGGGTGCGAGCGTCCGTGGGGTTCCCGTAGCGCAGCTGCTCCTGAATGAGCCGGTGCAGGACCGTGCCCGAGGACTCCTCTGCGGTTCTCATCTCAATGCTGATACACAACGGCCAGTTTAATGATGCTTTATGTACTGATAAATGTTCTGCCTTGACTGATGAACCTGAAATTGCATCAGTTAAACGAATTACAACAAATTCACCtaacaaaacaataacaacaacaataataattcaCATTCAGTAACCTCAAGGCAATTCTTTAGCTTTGTAAATAGCTTAATTAAACCGTGAGTAAATGCTTGCTCTGCTGCATCAGCTGAAACACTAAATTCCTTCAGAAACAGCAAACAGTTCGCTGAGTGGGTTCACCCGCACCTCACATGCCTCTTCCCTGAACGTCCCTACTCATAGCAACACCACGTCAGCCTCTAAATACCGCTGGAAATATCGTAcacaagacccccccccccccaacacccgcATTCCATGAAACCCTGCACGAATATAAACATACCATTTCTGATTGCTTATTGAGAAACCGCTTACAccaaaaaatgcaacatttcctAACTGGACACCATAGGAAATAACTGGAGGATGAGTAAGATTTCTGCACCATTACTTGCGTCACTTGTTTCCTGGGTTTACTAACTCATTTCCACCGGCTCGTGTTCCCATAACTTCTCCAGTTAATGATGAAGTCAGTAGTGTAATATTTACACCAAAACCACTCAAATGTTCTGTCAATAACCCACAGATCACACCGCCGTCGCTTAAGAATGTAAACACAAATAGTTTTCATCCAAGTCTTATTAGAACTCAACGTATATTTTTATGTCATGTAGGCGAAAAGATCTTGATCCAGATGTTGTAGTAAATACATGTGAAAGCAGCAGTTGGTTATTCTTTAACAGTAAATCTAGCGTTTACATTAACAGTAAATCATCGTGCACTTACGGCGTAGCACAAGATACTTCCGAGCCATAGAAAACCTAAACTACTGTTTACTACAATCAGTAGCAAATCATTAAACTCACCAATCAATGTCGCATCACGGCTAAAAAAAAGTTGAGAGCGGTGCTTATAAGTCGTCTTTCTTTTGAAATAATCCTAATAACGCTGCACAAGGGTTGTATTTCCATTCGTGTTTGACTGCGGACGCGTAAGTGCGCCCGAAGAGCTCCTACAACGGACTG from Brachyhypopomus gauderio isolate BG-103 chromosome 8, BGAUD_0.2, whole genome shotgun sequence harbors:
- the amotl2a gene encoding angiomotin-like 2a, whose product is MRTAEESSGTVLHRLIQEQLRYGNPTDARTLLAIQQQALRGGSSGGGAGSPRSSLESLTQEESQFLQTSMRQEPQGQEHQGDCSHSESPVCHLYQLHTEELPTYEEAKAHSQYLASQRCQAGQQQGTLDMPGPHVGLEQDPGTWELKREHARSLSERLMQLSLERSSVHDNAPMTSSHSYPQLSAGLAGIAVHARPEQCGPPPEYPSNVRAPGYMLSYSQENGHCYKEPPPAFHSQHHRYVPAQPQVARHIALPALTPAGQEVIVAGYSIPPPNPQVEQLMKENEILKRELESYSEKALRLQKLEKEIQRISEAYETLMKGSAKRETLEKTMRNKLESEIKRLHDFNRDLRDRLETANKQRAVMEEQDHSKQAFAKLAEQNEEHRRECEHLEGELKRLRASAEDWCRRRETLERALVSARARNRQLEEDLRKKRAYVEKVEKLQSALGQLQAACEKREALELRLRTRLEQELKNLRAQQWQGQQVGGASLADQSSSSLQQRLREREERILALEADITRWEQKYLEESTMRQFAMDAAATAAAQRDTTIIKHSPRHSPDNSLIEVLPSSNHRHQEMENRIRALYAKLLEKDAVIKVLQQRSRREQGHQELVSLRPARSVPSISTASATTQPKGKSLSDDQTAAAPLSAALRTLPEAQSRDRATQCDVSSDVTSAVSEPLVTPAASEHASVPGCDAGAEPPQTQTSPSTSTSSDGGVKDLVEILI